In the genome of Candidatus Dadabacteria bacterium, the window GCGCGCCGTGCGCAGATGTGAGAAGCGTTACGGTTTTGCCCCCGCCGCTCTTTGCCGCCTCAATCGCCCCGCCGAGCGGCTCCGGCATAAACACCATCCCCTCGCCGCCGCCGTAGGGCCTGTCGTCAACCGCCCTGTGAACGCCCGAAGCAAAATCCCTCAGGTTGCGCACCTTGATGTCAACAAGCCCTTTGTCTCTCGCCCTTGAGATAATCCCGCACGAGAAAACGGAGTCAAAAAACTCCGGGAAAATTGTGATGATCTCGTATTTCACCCCTCCGAACGTAGCGCGGCGGTGTTTTTCACAACCACCGTTCCGCCCTCCCCGTCTATTCTCTCTATAAACTTCTCCGCCATCGGTATCAGAATTTCACCGCCGCCGCCGTCCGTTACGACAAGCACGGACTGACCGCCGCCCTGAACAATCTCCGTAACCGCGCCGAGCGGCTTCCCGCCCTCGGCAACGGCGAGCCCGATGAGGGAAAAATTGTAATACTCGCCCTCCCCCGGCTCCGGAAGGTCTTGCGCCGCCACCATCACGGACGCCCCGCGCAGGCCGTCTGAGCCCTCGCGCGTGTCAACGCCCGCAAAAGTAAGAACCGCGGACGCGCCGCTCACCTTTCTGTCCGTTATCTTAAAGGGCCGGGGAGTGTCCGCCCCCTCCGGCTTTACAAAGACGCGGGAGGCGGTCTCAAGGGCGGAGGCGTCTCCGCTGAAGGCGACCACCCTCACCTCGCCGCGCAAACCGCGCGGCTTTGTTATCTTCCCGTATTCAATCAGCCGCTCAGTCAACGATGTCCATCGTGAAAAAGATGCCGCGCTTGGCGGCGGCGGCGGAAAGCAGAACCCTTATGGCTTTGGCGGTCTTGCCCTGCCTGCCGATAATCTTCCCCATGTCCGGCTGGGCCACCCTGAGGCGCAGGGCGGTTTTGCCGTCGCCAATCTGTTCCTCTTCTATTTCAACCTTGTCCGGCTCGTCCACTATTGAGGTCGCCAGATAGTTAAGCAGGTCTTTCAGGCTGTTTTCCATTTTTCAAGCCCCGCCATAAGTTTTTTGACCGTGTCGGACGGCTGAGCGCCCTTTGATATCCACCGCTTGACCTTCTCTTCGTCAACTTTGAGTTCATGCGGACGTTTCACCGGGTCGTAATGCCCGAGAATTTCAAGGAACTTGCCGTCCCGCGACCTGCGCGAGTCCGCGGCAACAATGCGGTAAAACGGCCTTTTCGCCGCTCCCTTTCTTGTGAGTCTTATTCTTACCAAAACCTCTCCTCCTCACGGACGGCGCGCGCCCGCTTCAGACTTGCAAGTGTATACGACTTCAGGCGCAGTTCCAATTTTCATGCGGGCGGCATTTTCATCCCGCCGCCCTTTTTCATAACGGAGCGCATCTTGATGAAGTTTTTGATGGTCCTGTCCACCTCCGCCACGGTTGTGCCGCTTCCCCTTGCTATGCGCTTCCTTCTGCTTGAGTTGATTATCCTGTGGTCTCTCCTCTCACGGGGCGTCATTGAGTCCACTATGGCGGCTCCGGTTTTCATGGAGCGGCGTGCCTTGTCCGCCGCTCCGCTTTTACCGGCAAGCGCGCCCGCGCCGGGCACCATGGCCGCCAGACTCTCCACAGGCCCCATTTTTTCAAGCGCGGTTATGCTCTTTCTGAAATCCTCAAGAGTGAAGCGGTTTTTCTCCGCCCTCTTTGCGATTTTTTCCGCCTCTTTTTCGGAAAACGCCGTCTGGGCCTTCTCAATCAGGGTCAGCATGTCGCCCATTCCGAGTATGCGCGAAGCGATTCTTTCGGGATGAAAAAGCTCAAGGTCATCCGGCTTTTCACCGGTTGAAAAAAATTTGACCGGCTTCCCGGTTACGGCGCGGATTGAGAGCGCGGCTCCGCCCCTCGCGTCGCCATCCATCTTGGTGAGAACCACCCCGCTTATGTTCAGCGCCCCGGCAAACCCCTCCGCCGCGCGCACCGCGTCCTGACCGGACATCGCGTCCGCAACAAGCAGTATCTCGCCCGGCGCAACCGCGCCGTCTATCCTCTTTAACTCCTCCATAAGCGCGGCGTCAATGTGGAGACGCCCCGCCGTGTCAAAGATCACCGTGTCAACGCCGCGCTCCGCCGCGCTTTCCCCGGCAAGCGCGCAAATGTCTTCCGGTTTCGCCCCTTCGGGCGGCTCAAAAAACTGCGCGCCGACCGCGCGGGCGAGAGTGGCGAGTTGTTCCGCCGCGGCGGGCCTGTAGACATCGGCGGGAACAAGCAGCGGTTTTGCGCCGTTTTTTAACTCAAGCGCGGCGAGTTTGGCGCAGAACGTGGTTTTGCCCGCGCCCTGAAGCCCGACCGTCATAACGCGCAACGGGCCGCCGCCTTTTCTTTCAAGCCCCCTGTTCTCCGTGCCGAGAAACCGGGTGAGCTCCTCCTGAACGGTTTGAACAAACTGCTGCCCCGCAGTAAGCCCCTTCCGCCTTTCAGAGCCGACCGCCTTTTTCCTTACCGCCTCAACAAAATCACCCGCCACACGGAAGTTGACATCGGCCTCAAGCAGACTCATGCGGACGGCCTTGAGAGTTTTGTCTATGCTTTCTTCGGTCAGGGTTTGGCTATCCCTGACCGGGGAGAGTATCGCCGAAAACTTTTCCGATATTGTTTCAAACACAACCCTGATTGTAACAGACGATTTTTTCTCTTAAAATGGGGAATGCCGTCAATCGCGCTGCATTTGAAAAACGTTCTGGCGCACCCGCTTAAAACCGCTTCCCTCCTGCCCTCGTCCGGGCGGCTGGCTCGCCACATGGTGGGCGCGGCGGAGATTGAGAACGCCGAGGTCATAGTTGAGTTCGGCCCCGGAACGGGCGTTATCACGGAAGAGATAGCCGGGCGCATGAACCCGTCCGCCAAACTGGTGGCGATGGA includes:
- the rimM gene encoding ribosome maturation factor RimM (Essential for efficient processing of 16S rRNA), whose translation is MTERLIEYGKITKPRGLRGEVRVVAFSGDASALETASRVFVKPEGADTPRPFKITDRKVSGASAVLTFAGVDTREGSDGLRGASVMVAAQDLPEPGEGEYYNFSLIGLAVAEGGKPLGAVTEIVQGGGQSVLVVTDGGGGEILIPMAEKFIERIDGEGGTVVVKNTAALRSEG
- a CDS encoding KH domain-containing protein — encoded protein: MENSLKDLLNYLATSIVDEPDKVEIEEEQIGDGKTALRLRVAQPDMGKIIGRQGKTAKAIRVLLSAAAAKRGIFFTMDIVD
- the rpsP gene encoding 30S ribosomal protein S16; translation: MVRIRLTRKGAAKRPFYRIVAADSRRSRDGKFLEILGHYDPVKRPHELKVDEEKVKRWISKGAQPSDTVKKLMAGLEKWKTA
- the ffh gene encoding signal recognition particle protein, coding for MFETISEKFSAILSPVRDSQTLTEESIDKTLKAVRMSLLEADVNFRVAGDFVEAVRKKAVGSERRKGLTAGQQFVQTVQEELTRFLGTENRGLERKGGGPLRVMTVGLQGAGKTTFCAKLAALELKNGAKPLLVPADVYRPAAAEQLATLARAVGAQFFEPPEGAKPEDICALAGESAAERGVDTVIFDTAGRLHIDAALMEELKRIDGAVAPGEILLVADAMSGQDAVRAAEGFAGALNISGVVLTKMDGDARGGAALSIRAVTGKPVKFFSTGEKPDDLELFHPERIASRILGMGDMLTLIEKAQTAFSEKEAEKIAKRAEKNRFTLEDFRKSITALEKMGPVESLAAMVPGAGALAGKSGAADKARRSMKTGAAIVDSMTPRERRDHRIINSSRRKRIARGSGTTVAEVDRTIKNFIKMRSVMKKGGGMKMPPA